Proteins from one Deinococcus planocerae genomic window:
- a CDS encoding mismatch-specific DNA-glycosylase, translated as MLQPGLTLVLVGTAPSRISARARAYYANPENKFWRVLHEVGLTPRQLAPREYPTLPEYGIGLTDVAKRHSGVDAALPTEAWAPDELRAKIRHYRPAVVAFTSKRGASETLGLPTGKLPYGPQLLPLEGAEVWVLPSTSPLGHNHFQLGPWQALANRVRERREAGRDEAEGSAT; from the coding sequence GTGTTGCAGCCGGGGCTGACGCTGGTGCTCGTCGGCACCGCTCCCAGCCGCATCAGCGCGCGGGCGCGGGCGTACTACGCCAACCCCGAGAACAAGTTCTGGCGGGTACTGCATGAGGTCGGGTTGACCCCGCGCCAACTTGCCCCGCGCGAGTACCCAACCCTGCCGGAGTACGGCATCGGCCTGACGGACGTGGCGAAGCGGCACAGCGGGGTAGACGCCGCCTTACCCACCGAAGCCTGGGCCCCGGACGAGCTGCGCGCGAAGATTCGGCACTACCGGCCCGCCGTCGTCGCCTTCACTTCCAAGCGTGGCGCATCCGAGACGCTGGGCCTGCCGACGGGCAAGCTGCCTTACGGCCCGCAGCTCCTGCCGCTGGAGGGGGCCGAGGTGTGGGTGCTGCCCTCGACGAGCCCGCTGGGGCACAACCACTTCCAGTTGGGGCCCTGGCAGGCGCTGGCGAACCGGGTGCGGGAACGGCGGGAGGCAGGGCGAGACGAGGCCGAAGGGTCGGCAACGTGA
- a CDS encoding sulfite oxidase-like oxidoreductase — translation MLGKFFKKPDDDMGGRVPPGQTLTTRFPVLTYGPTQRYAPQDVVVRISGLAEEKTFTWEDLLALPQTTLTYDIHCVTHWSKLGTTWTGVRVVDLMEHLRLLPGATHVMQHSVGGYTTNLSLEDFTRPENLLAHTFDGEPLDAEHGGPLRLVVPHLYFWKSAKWLNGLEFMAADQPGFWERNGYHMRGDPFKEERYDDD, via the coding sequence ATGCTCGGCAAGTTCTTCAAGAAGCCCGATGACGACATGGGGGGGCGGGTGCCTCCCGGCCAGACGCTCACCACCCGCTTCCCCGTGCTGACCTATGGCCCCACCCAACGTTACGCACCGCAGGATGTGGTCGTCCGCATCTCCGGGCTGGCCGAGGAGAAGACCTTCACCTGGGAAGACCTCCTCGCCCTGCCGCAGACCACGCTGACGTACGACATCCACTGCGTGACCCACTGGAGCAAGCTGGGCACGACCTGGACGGGCGTGCGCGTGGTGGACCTGATGGAGCACCTCAGGCTGCTCCCGGGCGCGACCCACGTCATGCAGCACAGCGTGGGCGGGTACACGACCAACCTCAGCCTGGAAGACTTCACCCGGCCCGAGAACCTCCTCGCGCACACCTTCGACGGCGAGCCGCTGGACGCGGAGCACGGCGGACCCCTCCGGCTCGTCGTGCCGCACCTGTACTTCTGGAAGAGTGCGAAGTGGCTGAACGGGCTGGAGTTCATGGCCGCCGACCAGCCCGGGTTCTGGGAACGCAACGGGTACCACATGCGGGGCGACCCCTTCAAGGAGGAGCGCTACGACGACGACTGA
- a CDS encoding DUF4032 domain-containing protein has translation MRATDQARHEVERARFLSDVRDLLAILRREPNELLPFDWVRHLGPQGEHSLGLQTIPVEQIIGSVDRYREFDRHYLPKERHLDERWIGVRSAQLQGKELPPIQVYKVGDVYFVKDGNHRVSVARRQGQKYIDAHVIELDVTVPPDEDDTLRDLIIKGEYARFLHQTNLDRVVPGHREILFTTPGRYDRLIDHIRTRQYFLDRKPGRAGLPPVTWEEAVESWYRRLYSRIVENLEKHDVMSRFPGRTEADLYLWIMDHRYFLTEKYGHDVGSEEATRDFRAHHAPPLYKRVGQRMKLLLRGQLDPAM, from the coding sequence ATGAGAGCAACCGACCAGGCCCGGCACGAGGTGGAGCGCGCCCGCTTCCTGAGCGACGTGCGCGACCTGCTGGCGATCCTGCGGCGCGAACCGAACGAGCTGCTGCCCTTTGACTGGGTGCGCCACCTCGGTCCGCAGGGCGAGCACTCCCTCGGCCTCCAGACCATTCCCGTGGAGCAGATCATCGGTTCGGTGGACCGTTACCGCGAATTCGACCGCCACTACCTGCCCAAGGAGCGCCACCTCGACGAGCGCTGGATCGGCGTCCGGTCGGCCCAGCTCCAGGGCAAGGAACTGCCGCCCATCCAGGTCTACAAGGTGGGTGACGTGTACTTCGTCAAGGACGGCAACCACCGCGTCTCGGTGGCGCGGCGCCAGGGTCAGAAGTACATCGACGCGCACGTCATCGAACTCGACGTGACCGTCCCGCCCGACGAGGACGATACCCTGCGCGACCTGATCATCAAGGGCGAGTACGCCCGCTTCCTGCATCAGACCAACCTCGACCGGGTGGTGCCCGGCCACCGCGAAATCCTCTTCACCACCCCGGGCCGCTACGACCGCCTGATCGACCACATCCGCACCCGGCAGTACTTCCTCGACCGCAAGCCGGGGCGCGCCGGGCTGCCGCCCGTCACCTGGGAGGAGGCGGTCGAGAGCTGGTATCGCCGTCTGTATTCCCGGATCGTCGAAAACCTCGAAAAGCACGACGTGATGAGCCGCTTCCCCGGGCGCACCGAGGCCGACCTGTACCTCTGGATCATGGACCACCGTTACTTCCTGACCGAGAAGTACGGCCACGACGTCGGCAGCGAGGAAGCCACCCGCGACTTCCGCGCCCACCACGCCCCACCGCTGTACAAACGGGTCGGTCAGCGCATGAAGCTGCTGCTGCGCGGCCAGCTCGACCCGGCGATGTAG
- a CDS encoding DUF427 domain-containing protein → MKAIWNGQVIAESDDTVIVEGNHYFPRGSVNSVYLRPSATHTVCPWKGTASYHTLEVDGQVNPDAAWFYPEPKEAARMVADRVAFWRGVQVTPG, encoded by the coding sequence GATCTGGAACGGACAGGTCATCGCCGAGTCGGACGACACGGTGATCGTGGAGGGCAACCACTATTTCCCGCGTGGGAGCGTGAATTCTGTCTACTTGCGCCCGAGCGCCACCCACACCGTCTGCCCCTGGAAGGGCACGGCGAGCTACCACACCCTGGAGGTGGACGGCCAAGTCAACCCCGACGCCGCGTGGTTCTACCCGGAGCCCAAGGAGGCCGCGCGCATGGTCGCCGACCGGGTGGCCTTCTGGCGGGGCGTGCAGGTCACCCCGGGGTGA